A single window of Colletes latitarsis isolate SP2378_abdomen chromosome 11, iyColLati1, whole genome shotgun sequence DNA harbors:
- the LOC143347349 gene encoding uncharacterized protein LOC143347349, which translates to MTGRSSAKRTGLCLLALLLSCFYSDNVLVAGEPEPIPSELLDTDDSFNTDNYILWNRLKHVIQARKDTLERGKELEEEQMIIQSVLETRAKVKSRLPPGDYSVEELPTPNAMVSQPRRSEKRTTLNYAVTLCHFKICNMGRKRQLHK; encoded by the exons ATGACGGGAAGGTCCAGCGCAAAACGGACGGGATTGTGTCTGCTGGCACTGTTGTTGTCCTGCTTCTACAGCGACAACGTCCTCGTAGCCGGAGAACCGGAACCGATTCCGTCGGAGCTGCTCGACACCGACGACAGTTTCAACACCGATAACTAC ATCCTGTGGAACAGACTGAAGCACGTGATCCAGGCGAGGAAGGACACGTTGGAGAGGGGGAAGGAACTCGAAGAGGAGCAGATGATTATTCAATCGGTACTGGAAACCAGGGCGAAGGTCAAGTCGCGACTCCCCCCTGGCGACTACTCTGTCGAGGAACTTCCGACGCCCAACGCGATGGTCAGCCAACCGCGGCGTTCTGAGAAACGGACCACCCTAAACT ATGCCGTGACCCTGTGCCACTTCAAGATCTGCAACATGGGACGCAAGCGGCAGTTGCACAAATAA